The following proteins come from a genomic window of Lolium rigidum isolate FL_2022 chromosome 5, APGP_CSIRO_Lrig_0.1, whole genome shotgun sequence:
- the LOC124651818 gene encoding zinc finger A20 and AN1 domain-containing stress-associated protein 7-like: protein MADHASATSLKRKCPDSDSSSESSPAGMCPSGCGFHGAAATGNMCSKCYKEKAVASAYETTAAQTSVIVPAPASPTAPPEKKAKTIVSVASSDGAVASVKQPTPATTNRCATCRKKVGMLGFRCRCEGTFCSVHRYSDKHDCGFDYKTAAREKIARNNPTVVADKIATRI, encoded by the coding sequence ATGGCGGACCACGCGTCGGCGACTTCCCTGAAGCGCAAGTGCCCCGACAGCGACAGCTCGTCTGAGTCGTCTCCGGCCGGCATGTGCCCCAGCGGCTGCGGCTTccacggcgccgccgccaccggcaacATGTGCTCGAAGTGCTACAAGGAGAAAGCCGTCGCCTCCGCCTACGAAACCACGGCGGCTCAGACGAGCGTCATCGTCCCTGCCCCTGCATCTCCCACCGCGCCGCCGGAGAAGAAGGCCAAGACCATCGTCTCCGTCGCGTCTTCTGACGGTGCCGTGGCGTCCGTGAAGCAGCCAACGCCGGCGACGACGAACCGGTGCGCGACATGCCGCAAGAAGGTGGGCATGCTGGGGTTCCGCTGCCGCTGCGAGGGCACCTTCTGCAGCGTCCACCGCTACTCCGACAAGCACGACTGCGGCTTCGACTACAAGACGGCTGCCCGGGAGAAGATTGCCAGGAACAACCCGACGGTCGTTGCCGACAAGATCGCAACGAGGATCTGA
- the LOC124655231 gene encoding RING-H2 finger protein ATL56-like — protein MDADDVLDWFLWGFLMALLVLLALSAALVLVVVIAELVRHVRKRCQLLSVERLLKSIPDVAYRQIPDRDGGAASAAAEEEDKELRRSQSSCVICMAQYETGERCSVLPGCGHVFHRGCVATWLHTTRTTCPLCRATIGADAVPRKGNAAENMV, from the coding sequence ATGGACGCGGACGACGTGCTGGACTGGTTCCTATGGGGGTTTCTGATGGCCCTCCTCGTCCTGCTGGCGCTCAGCGCCGCCCTGGTGCTCGTCGTCGTGATCGCGGAGCTGGTCCGCCACGTGCGCAAGCGCTGCCAGCTGCTCTCCGTCGAGAGGCTGCTGAAGAGCATACCGGATGTCGCGTACAGGCAGATACCCGACCGAGACGGCGGcgctgcgtcggcggcggcggaggaggaggacaaggAGCTGCGCCGGAGCCAGAGCTCGTGCGTGATCTGCATGGCGCAGTACGAGACCGGCGAGCGGTGCAGCGTCCTGCCGGGGTGCGGCCACGTCTTCCACCGGGGCTGCGTCGCGACTTGGCTGCACACCACGCGCACCACCTGCCCGCTCTGCAGGGCCACGATAGGGGCCGACGCCGTGCCGCGGAAGGGCAACGCCGCCGAGAACATGGTGTAG